A genome region from Schaalia sp. 19OD2882 includes the following:
- a CDS encoding glycoside hydrolase family 3 protein, translating to MLEIEWSDVLAMVESLQVPLIVLGVALVLALVVTIAARGRVPRTRKFVRSTTWIAMMLVAVVSVMSMLYGGLRNTLNLASGDGVLSDATVAHMNDLGASIAEEGMVLLKNEGGALPLEKGSAVNTFGWASTNPVYGGTGSGAMSENHDKVTLLEGLQEAGFQTNQALIDFYTTYRSDRPDIAIAIAKAEWTLPEPAAASYPQKLLTSVQSHSKTSIVTISRSGGEGFDLPWDMVGQIEEQPAYSYKENSTQYKDFEAGQGYLSLSRSERDMIDLAKKNSETVIVVYNGANVFELGDLEADPQIDAIVWAIPPGQVGFKALGKILDGEVNPSARTTDTFVADTTKTPTSKNFGSFMYTNLSQHDYTHPVRKTLQRASFVNYVEGIYVGYRWYETAAVEGAIDYDKEVVYPFGHGLSYTTFEQTMGDLERADGKVSVEVTVTNTGTVAGKDVVEIYHTPPYTNGGIEKSAVNLLAFDKTEKLEPGASETLTLSWDEGDMASYDDRRAKAWVLEAGRYVISLRSDSHTVIVGKDLDLARTITYDSADRTHNGDKVAATNHFDRARGEFTYLSRADHFANAAAATAAPTDFALPEEYVDSFYSQVNYDPKKFDKDSDTMPTTGAAGEIVLADLHGAAWEDPKWDQLLDRLTVEEMNELIANGGYQTTAVPSIGKVQNLDVDGPMALKNNFTGVGSIALPVEMAVAASFNVDIADQYGKAIVVMAKEMGVSGWYAPAMNLHRNPYSGRNFEYNSEDPVLSARIAATMVKAVQDEGVYAYIKHFALNEQENGRNFKLATWASEQSMRELYFVPFEESVKDGGATAVMSAFNYIGNTYAGAMPELLNTVLRDEWGFRGTVLTDYFGTYGYQMADQSIRGGNDLMLATVKTTNYVTDFSATSVIAMRTACHNILYTAANSWVYEKGTPDDPMLLWEWIAWIGAAVLTLVAVAPFVVALRRFRGRARTLAVDSGRKA from the coding sequence ATGCTCGAGATCGAATGGAGCGACGTCCTGGCAATGGTGGAATCGTTGCAGGTCCCGCTCATCGTCTTGGGAGTGGCGCTGGTCCTGGCACTGGTCGTCACCATTGCAGCGCGGGGGCGTGTGCCCCGCACACGCAAGTTCGTACGCTCGACGACGTGGATCGCGATGATGCTCGTCGCCGTCGTCTCCGTCATGTCGATGCTCTACGGAGGCCTTCGCAACACCCTGAACCTCGCTTCCGGCGACGGCGTCCTGTCGGATGCCACCGTCGCACACATGAACGACCTCGGCGCCTCCATCGCCGAGGAAGGCATGGTGCTCCTCAAGAACGAGGGCGGGGCACTGCCCCTGGAAAAGGGCTCGGCAGTCAACACCTTCGGATGGGCCTCCACCAACCCCGTCTACGGCGGCACCGGATCGGGCGCCATGTCGGAGAACCATGACAAGGTCACCCTGCTCGAAGGCCTGCAGGAGGCCGGCTTCCAGACCAACCAGGCCCTCATCGACTTCTACACGACCTACCGCAGCGACCGACCCGACATCGCCATCGCCATCGCCAAGGCGGAGTGGACCCTGCCCGAGCCAGCGGCGGCCTCGTACCCGCAAAAGCTCCTGACCTCGGTGCAGTCCCACTCCAAGACCTCCATCGTCACCATCTCGCGATCCGGCGGTGAGGGCTTCGACCTTCCGTGGGACATGGTCGGACAGATCGAGGAGCAGCCCGCCTACTCCTACAAGGAGAACTCCACACAGTACAAGGACTTCGAGGCCGGTCAGGGATACCTGTCCCTGTCGCGCTCCGAGCGCGACATGATCGACTTGGCAAAGAAGAACTCCGAGACCGTGATCGTCGTCTACAACGGTGCCAACGTCTTCGAACTCGGCGACCTCGAGGCCGACCCGCAGATCGACGCAATCGTGTGGGCCATCCCACCGGGGCAGGTGGGTTTCAAGGCCCTCGGAAAGATCCTCGACGGTGAGGTCAACCCCTCGGCCAGGACCACTGACACCTTCGTGGCGGACACGACGAAGACCCCGACCTCGAAGAACTTCGGCAGCTTCATGTACACGAACCTGTCCCAGCACGACTACACCCACCCGGTGCGCAAGACCCTGCAGCGGGCCTCCTTCGTCAACTACGTGGAAGGCATCTACGTCGGCTACCGCTGGTACGAAACCGCAGCCGTCGAAGGCGCCATCGACTACGACAAGGAGGTCGTCTACCCCTTCGGTCACGGCCTGAGCTACACGACCTTCGAACAGACGATGGGGGACCTCGAGCGCGCAGACGGGAAGGTCTCGGTGGAGGTGACGGTGACCAACACCGGCACGGTGGCCGGCAAGGACGTCGTCGAGATCTACCACACTCCGCCCTACACCAATGGCGGCATCGAGAAGTCCGCAGTGAACCTGCTGGCCTTCGACAAGACCGAGAAGCTGGAGCCGGGCGCCTCCGAGACGCTCACCCTGTCATGGGACGAGGGCGACATGGCCTCCTACGACGACCGGAGGGCGAAGGCGTGGGTGCTGGAGGCAGGGCGCTACGTGATCTCGCTGCGCTCCGACTCGCACACGGTGATCGTCGGCAAGGATCTGGACCTGGCCCGGACCATCACTTACGACAGCGCCGATCGCACCCACAATGGCGACAAGGTCGCCGCCACCAACCACTTCGACCGGGCCCGCGGGGAATTCACCTACCTCTCACGCGCCGACCACTTCGCCAACGCGGCGGCGGCCACGGCGGCCCCCACCGACTTCGCCCTGCCGGAGGAATATGTCGACTCCTTCTACAGCCAGGTCAACTACGACCCGAAGAAGTTCGACAAGGACTCCGACACCATGCCGACCACCGGGGCGGCGGGAGAGATCGTCCTGGCGGACCTGCACGGTGCCGCCTGGGAGGACCCGAAATGGGACCAGCTGCTGGACCGACTCACCGTGGAGGAGATGAATGAGCTCATCGCCAACGGTGGCTACCAGACCACTGCGGTGCCTTCCATCGGCAAAGTCCAGAACCTTGACGTGGACGGCCCGATGGCCCTGAAGAACAACTTCACCGGTGTCGGATCCATCGCCCTGCCGGTGGAAATGGCGGTGGCGGCCTCCTTCAACGTGGACATCGCCGACCAGTACGGCAAGGCGATCGTCGTCATGGCCAAGGAAATGGGGGTCTCGGGCTGGTACGCGCCGGCCATGAACCTGCACCGCAACCCCTATTCGGGACGCAACTTCGAGTACAACTCCGAGGACCCGGTCCTGTCGGCTCGCATCGCCGCGACAATGGTCAAGGCCGTCCAGGACGAGGGCGTGTACGCCTACATCAAGCACTTCGCCCTGAACGAGCAGGAGAACGGCAGGAACTTCAAGCTGGCCACATGGGCCAGTGAGCAGTCGATGCGCGAACTCTACTTCGTACCCTTTGAAGAGTCCGTCAAGGACGGTGGTGCGACCGCCGTCATGTCGGCCTTCAACTACATCGGCAACACCTACGCCGGTGCCATGCCGGAGCTGCTCAACACCGTCCTTCGTGACGAGTGGGGCTTCCGTGGAACGGTCCTGACCGACTACTTCGGCACCTACGGGTACCAGATGGCCGACCAGTCGATCCGCGGTGGCAACGACCTCATGCTGGCCACGGTCAAGACGACGAACTACGTCACCGACTTCTCGGCCACGTCGGTGATCGCCATGCGCACCGCCTGCCACAACATCTTGTACACGGCGGCCAACTCGTGGGTGTACGAGAAGGGCACGCCGGACGACCCGATGCTCCTGTGGGAGTGGATCGCGTGGATCGGCGCGGCCGTGCTCACCCTGGTTGCCGTGGCCCCGTTCGTCGTGGCCCTGCGCCGCTTCCGGGGGCGTGCGAGGACACTCGCTGTGGACTCCGGCCGGAAGGCGTGA